The DNA sequence TACACCGCGACATCTTCGAGTGACCCCGATCCAAGTCCCCGCGTCAGCGTTGGCAAATCGGGCAGAAATACGACGACCGGTTCATGAACTTCGCCCGGCGGATCGGCGTCCCGCAACGCCGGCACGGCTCGTCCTCGCGGCCGTAGGCGTCCAGTGACCGGCTGAAGTAGCCGGATTCACCGTTGACGTTGACGTAGAGCGAGTCGAACGAGGTGCCCCCGGCGGCCAGCGCGTCGTTCATCACCTGTGCCGCGGCAGCCAGCAGTGCCCGCAGCCGCGGCCGCGACAGCCGGTCGGCCGTTCGGGTGCCGCGTATCCCGGCCCGCCACAGTGCTTCGTCTGCGTAGATGTTGCCGATACCCGACACCACCGTCTGATCGAGAAGTTGGCGTTTGATCTCGGAGTGCTTGCGCCGCAGCACTTCGATCACCGATTCGGCATCAAAGCGCGGGTCCAGCGGGTCGCGGGCGAGGTGGGCGACCGGCACCGGCAGCACACTGCCGTCCACAGCGACCAGATCGGTGAGCTGCCACCCGCCGAAGGTGCGCTGGTCGACGAAGCTGACCTTCAATCCGTCATCGAGCACGGCGGCGATCCGCAAGTGCCTGGTATCGGGCAGCTCCCCCAGCAGCATCTGACCGCTCATGCCCAGGTGCACCACCAGCGCCTCGTCGGCCGCAGCCCCGCTCAGCAGCAGCCATAGGTATTTGCCCCGCCGGTCGGTGCCGGTGATTCGGGCGCCCAGCAGCCGGGCGGTCAGATCGGCGGGGCCGGCGTCGTGGCGGCGCACTGCCCGCGGGTGGTGCACCCGCACCCCGGTGATCGTGCGCCCGACCAGGTGCTCGTTCAGGCCACGCCGAACCACCTCGACCTCGGGAAGTTCGGGCATTCTCAGGCCTGCGGTGCGTCGTTCACCGCACCCGATGCGTCCAACGCCTGCCAGGCCGCTGCCGCGGCCTTCTGCTCGGCTTCTTTCTTGGTCCGGCCCACACCGGTGCCGTACGCGGTGTCCGATATGACGGCCGTCGCGGTGAACTCGCGGTCGTGGTCGGGCCCGGTGGAGGTGACCTGATAGGACGGCACACCCAGACCGCGGGCAGCCGTCAGTTCCTGCAGGCTGGTCTTCCAGTCCAAGCCGGCGCCCAGCGTGGCCGCGGTGTCGAGCAGCGGACCGAACAGGCGCAGGATCACCTCCCGGGCGGTGTCCATTCCGTGCTGGAGGTAGACCGCTCCCAGCAGGGACTCCATCCCGTCGGCCAAGATGCTGGATTTGTCGGCGCCGCCGGTGTTTTCCTCGCCGCGGCCGAGCAACAGATGAGCCCCCAGGCCATCCTCGGTCAGGCCCCGCGCCACATCGGCCAAGGCAGAGGTGTTGACCACGCTGGAGCGCAGCTTGGCCAGATCTCCCTCGGGCCGGTCCGGGTGCCGGTGGAACAGCTCGTCGGTAATGGTCAGTCCCAGCACGGCATCACCCAGGAACTCCAGGCGCTCATTGGTGGGCAGACCGCCGTGCTCATAGGCGTAACTGCGATGCGTGACGGCCAGCGTGAGCAGGTCGTCAGCGAGATCCACGCCGAGTGCATCCAGCACGGCTTGCCGGGGACGGCTCACCGCTCACCGTCGTCGTTCTGCGGTTCCAACATTCCAGCCAGCTTCGCCCAGCGCGGATCGATCTTGTCGTGGTGATGGCCGGGTTCTGCCGTGGACAGCACCACGCCGCAGTCCGGGCAGAGTCCCGGGCAGTCCGGGTCGCACAACGGGGACAACGGCAGCGCTAGGCCGACCGCGTCGACGATGGCCTGTTCAAGATCTACCGCGTCATCGACGACCCGGCCCATCTCGTCATCGTCTGTGGTGGCATCGGTGGTGCTGTCGGGGTAGGCGAACAACTCCGTCAACTCGACCTCGACATTGCCGGTCAGTGGTTGCAGGCAACGCGCGCATTCGCCTGCAGTGCGCGCTGAGACCACGCCACTGACCAGAACGCCCTCGGAGACCGACTCGACCCGCAGATCCAGATCGACTGCGCCATCCGCAGGAATCGCCACCAGATCCAGCCCGATACGGGTGGGGCTGACCCGCTGCTCTTGCAGCGGCATCAACGCACCGGGGCGCCGTCCCAATCGGGAGACATTGACCACGAACGGCGCAGGCAGCTGTCGCCGTGCCGCCTTCATACCTGCGCCGGGGTGCCTCGCCATGCCGCGATTCTACGCAGCGCGTAACTGGGCGTTCTCGGGTCAGCGAGTCGCGTAGTCGTGAGTGCCCGCGGCGGTACGCAGTTGGTGACGACCGCGGTTGATCGAACGCAGCGTGCCGTTGAGGAAGTCCTCGAATTCGGCCAGCTTGGCGTCGACGTAGATGTCGCATTCGCCGCGCATCCGGTCGGCCTCGGCGTGTGCCGAATCGATCAGCCGAGTGGATTCGGCACGCGCCGAGGTCACCACCTCGTTCTGCGAAACCAGCCGCTGCTGTTCCTTGATGCCCTCCTGCACGGCCTTCTCGTAGGCGGCGTTGCCGTTTTCGACCAGTCGGTCGCATTCCGCCTGGGCGCGGCTGGTGGCGGTCTCGAATTCACGCTTGGCGGTGGCGCTCAGCCGGGCCGCCTCCTCGCGGGCTTCGCCGACCATCCGCTCGCTGTGTCCGCGGGCCTCGGCCACCATCCGGTCAGCCTGTCCCTTGGCGTCGGCCAGCAATCGGTCGGCCTCTGCGCGCGCGTGGCTGACCAGCGAGTCGGCTTCGGCGGTGGCCGAGCCGACCATCGACTCCGCGTGCTCCTTGGCCTCGTTGAGGACCGAGTCGCGGGCGTCAAGGACGTCTTGGGCGTCGTCCAACTCGCCCGGGATGGCGTCGCGGATGTCGTCGATCAATTCCAGGACGTCACCGCGGGGTACCACGCAACCTGCCGTCATCGGCACGCCACGGGCCTCTTCGACAATGGAGCCCAGTTCGTCAAGGGCTTCGAACACTCGGTACACGGCAGCACCCTCCAGGCATAGTTGTTGTTACTAGTGTGCCCTGTGTTACGCGTGTGACTGTGTTAGTCGCCCGGTGTGTCGGATTCTGGCCCACTCCCCCGGTAGCCTGACCCGTTGAAAGTCGGAGATCGGCGAAGGGCGGCCATGACGAACGGTTCTGGGGGCCACGGGGGCACCGCGACACCAGCGCAGGCTCAACAGGGCTATCCGCAACAGTCCAGCGCCCAAGCGACCACCGATATCGGCCGACTGCTGCTGAGCTGCCGAGATAGCCACGGGATCATCGCCGCAGTCAGCGCCTTTCTGGCCGACGCCGGCGCGAACATCATCTCGCTGGATCAGCACTCGACCGCTCCCGAAGACGGGACCTTTGTGCAGCGGGCAATCTTTCACCTGCCCGGTTTGCCGGCGGCCCTCGACGGGCTCCAGGAGCGCTTCGGCGCCACGGTGGCCCAGCGGTTCTCGATGGACTACCGCTTCACCGAGGCCGCCAAGCCCAAGCGGGTGGCGATCATGGCATCCAAGACCGACCATTGCCTGCTGGACCTGTTGTGGCGCAACCGCCGCGGCGAGCTGGAGATGAACGTGGCGATGGTGATCTCCAACCACCCGGAACTCGCCGAGCAGGTACGCCCGTTCGGGGTTCCGTTCTTCCACATCCCCGCCACCCGCGACATTCGCGCCGAGGCCGAACAGCGTCAGCTGCAGTTGCTTTGCGGCAACGTGGATCTGGTGGTGCTGGCCCGCTACATGCAGATCATCACCGGCGACTTCATTGCAGCGGTGGGCTGTCCGCTGATCAACATCCACCATTCCTTCCTGCCGGCGTTCATCGGTGCGGCGCCCTATCAGCGAGCGCGGGAACGCGGCGTGAAACTGATCGGCGCCACCGCGCACTACGTCACCGAGGTTCTCGACGAGGGTCCGATCATCGAACAGGACGTCGTGCGGGTGGACCACACCCACAGCGTCACCGATCTGGTGCGGTTGGGCGCCGATGTAGAGCGGGCGGTGCTGTCGCGGGCGGTGCAATGGCACTGCCAGGACCGGGTGATCCGGGTGGGAAACGAGACCGTGGTGCTCTAAGCGGCTCCGCAGTTGACATCTGTCAAGTACGGTGTTGCGCATGGCTGTCCAGGACTTGTTTTCGCACGTGCCGACGTCCACCGCCGAGGCCTGTGAGATCTTCGACGCCGCCGCGGCAGTCGACCCCGATTTCATGGTCGGCACCTGGCATGGTTCCGAGCTGCCGACCGGCCACCCGCTGGACGGGCTGTTGGCGGCCACCGGCTGGTGGGGCAAGCAGTTCGTCGACGCCGAGACCGTCCATCCGCTGTTGTTCCCCACCCGCGACGGGGCCGCGCTGTGGGCGTTCAACCCGGTGCTGGCATTCAGTGTTCTGGGACTCGCCACGAAACTGCCGGCGCTGAAGAGCCGCTCATTCCTCGGGCAGATCAACGCGTTGCAGCCACTGCTGCGGACCCGTTCGCCCCGGGCTCGGCTGCGCACCACGAGATACCGCGGAGTCGACAGTGCCACGATGGTCTATGACCAGGCACCGGTCAACGATGTCTTCCGCCGGCTCTCCGATGACGCGGTGATCGGCGCGATGGACCTGCGGGGCGCGTCGCGGCCTTACTTCTTCGTGTTGCGCCGCGACGACTCGCTGAAACTGATTTAACCGCGCGCGATTTCGCCGGCATCGCGCCAGGCGTTGCGCTCCGCGGTGAACGCGGCCGTTTGTTGCCGACGGAATCCGGCGATGCTCTCGGTGTTGCTGTCCAAGAATCGACGGTAGGCCGGCAGTGAGAACTCGCCGTCGGTGATCTCCACCCGGCCACGCCCGGCCGCCATGTCGGCACGCAGCTCCAGGAGCTCCTCGGCCCGCACCGGATAGAAGCTGATGCGGTCGAAGTAGCGCAGCAGCCAAGGGGTTTCGGGATCGAACAGGCCTGCGGTGGCGTGCCGGTGGTTCCACACCTGGGTGGTGCGTCCGACAAACTGGTAGCCGCCGGGTCCCTCAATGCCGTAGATGCACAGGTAGGCGCCGCCGATCCCGACGGCGTTCTCCGGGGTCCAGGTGCGCGCCGGGTTGTATTTCGTGGTCACCAGCCGGTGTCTGGGATCCAGCGGGGTGGCTACCGGCGCCCCGAGGTAGATGTCGCCCAGGCCCAGTACCAGGTACTGCGCGTCGAACACGATGTCGTATACCCGGGCGATGTCGTCGAGTCCGTTGATGCGCCGGATGAACTCGATGTTCGACGGGCACCACGGCGCGTCCGGCCGCACGCCGTACATGTAGCGGCGAAT is a window from the Mycobacterium sp. SVM_VP21 genome containing:
- the mutM gene encoding bifunctional DNA-formamidopyrimidine glycosylase/DNA-(apurinic or apyrimidinic site) lyase, with translation MPELPEVEVVRRGLNEHLVGRTITGVRVHHPRAVRRHDAGPADLTARLLGARITGTDRRGKYLWLLLSGAAADEALVVHLGMSGQMLLGELPDTRHLRIAAVLDDGLKVSFVDQRTFGGWQLTDLVAVDGSVLPVPVAHLARDPLDPRFDAESVIEVLRRKHSEIKRQLLDQTVVSGIGNIYADEALWRAGIRGTRTADRLSRPRLRALLAAAAQVMNDALAAGGTSFDSLYVNVNGESGYFSRSLDAYGREDEPCRRCGTPIRRAKFMNRSSYFCPICQR
- the rnc gene encoding ribonuclease III, translating into MSRPRQAVLDALGVDLADDLLTLAVTHRSYAYEHGGLPTNERLEFLGDAVLGLTITDELFHRHPDRPEGDLAKLRSSVVNTSALADVARGLTEDGLGAHLLLGRGEENTGGADKSSILADGMESLLGAVYLQHGMDTAREVILRLFGPLLDTAATLGAGLDWKTSLQELTAARGLGVPSYQVTSTGPDHDREFTATAVISDTAYGTGVGRTKKEAEQKAAAAAWQALDASGAVNDAPQA
- a CDS encoding DUF177 domain-containing protein, whose protein sequence is MARHPGAGMKAARRQLPAPFVVNVSRLGRRPGALMPLQEQRVSPTRIGLDLVAIPADGAVDLDLRVESVSEGVLVSGVVSARTAGECARCLQPLTGNVEVELTELFAYPDSTTDATTDDDEMGRVVDDAVDLEQAIVDAVGLALPLSPLCDPDCPGLCPDCGVVLSTAEPGHHHDKIDPRWAKLAGMLEPQNDDGER
- a CDS encoding DivIVA domain-containing protein is translated as MYRVFEALDELGSIVEEARGVPMTAGCVVPRGDVLELIDDIRDAIPGELDDAQDVLDARDSVLNEAKEHAESMVGSATAEADSLVSHARAEADRLLADAKGQADRMVAEARGHSERMVGEAREEAARLSATAKREFETATSRAQAECDRLVENGNAAYEKAVQEGIKEQQRLVSQNEVVTSARAESTRLIDSAHAEADRMRGECDIYVDAKLAEFEDFLNGTLRSINRGRHQLRTAAGTHDYATR
- the purU gene encoding formyltetrahydrofolate deformylase produces the protein MTNGSGGHGGTATPAQAQQGYPQQSSAQATTDIGRLLLSCRDSHGIIAAVSAFLADAGANIISLDQHSTAPEDGTFVQRAIFHLPGLPAALDGLQERFGATVAQRFSMDYRFTEAAKPKRVAIMASKTDHCLLDLLWRNRRGELEMNVAMVISNHPELAEQVRPFGVPFFHIPATRDIRAEAEQRQLQLLCGNVDLVVLARYMQIITGDFIAAVGCPLINIHHSFLPAFIGAAPYQRARERGVKLIGATAHYVTEVLDEGPIIEQDVVRVDHTHSVTDLVRLGADVERAVLSRAVQWHCQDRVIRVGNETVVL
- a CDS encoding DUF4334 domain-containing protein → MAVQDLFSHVPTSTAEACEIFDAAAAVDPDFMVGTWHGSELPTGHPLDGLLAATGWWGKQFVDAETVHPLLFPTRDGAALWAFNPVLAFSVLGLATKLPALKSRSFLGQINALQPLLRTRSPRARLRTTRYRGVDSATMVYDQAPVNDVFRRLSDDAVIGAMDLRGASRPYFFVLRRDDSLKLI